The segment CCCGGTAACGATCACGAAGAACCGCGGAAGCCGTCAGAACCCGCAGGACTTCGACGGAAATACCTACAAGCTGGTGCGGTTCCGCGAGGAACGGAACGGCGGAAGGGTTTCCCGGTATTACTTCTCCGACCAGTGCCGCCACTGCATCGACGCACCCTGCAAGGACGTCATCGATTTCGCCGTGAAGGGCGGAGCGATCCAGGATCCGGCGACGGGTGCGATCGTCTACACGGAAAAGACGAAGGGGATCCCGCTGAAGGACGTGCGGGAGCAATGCCCCTACGACATCCCCCGGCAAAAGGACGACGGCACCCTCGCGAAGTGCACCATGTGCGTCGACCGGGTGAGCAACGGCCTCGTTCCTGCCTGCGTGAAGTCCTGCCCCCTGGGGGGGCTGCATTT is part of the Thermodesulfobacteriota bacterium genome and harbors:
- a CDS encoding 4Fe-4S dicluster domain-containing protein encodes the protein PVTITKNRGSRQNPQDFDGNTYKLVRFREERNGGRVSRYYFSDQCRHCIDAPCKDVIDFAVKGGAIQDPATGAIVYTEKTKGIPLKDVREQCPYDIPRQKDDGTLAKCTMCVDRVSNGLVPACVKSCPLGGLHFGERDEILAMAEKRLAKLKAKHPKARLLDVETVRTIYLVVDDPKKYHKFAVAAADRGITRNAALRRMLGPAFEAWRGIARG